The DNA window ACCCTATCCCTTGAGCTGCTCCAGTGATGAGAAGTACTCTATCTTTTACCATACGTTTACCTCCAAAAATCAGCCATTAAGCTCTTTGGGCTGAAAAAATTAAATACCTAAACCAAGAGAGAATAATATAATTGCAATAACTACTCCTAGTGCTGGCACTACTACAGTAGTTGCAGCTACGGACCAATATGCCGCACTATGTTTTTCTCCACAGATTGATTGAATGGTAGTTACTACGTATCCATTATGTGGCAATGAATCAAGTGCACCTGATGAAATTGCGACTACCCTGTGCAACGCTTCAGGATTTACACCCATATCCATATAATGTGGCGCCAATAATGGTAAAGCGATTGTTTGACCGCCAGAGGAAGATCCAGTCATACCAGCAATTACGGATACCGCAATAGCAGCTCCGATTAAAGGAGAGCCTGGAATATTTGTCATTGCTTCAACAGCAGTTGTGAATGCAGGTACATTTTTTGCAACTCCTCCGAAACCAACAACTGCTGCAGTATTACCGATTGCAATAATTGCCCCCACAGTACCAGCTGAAAATGCCTCCCAGAAATTTTTCGAATACTTTCTGCCTACAAAATAAGTTGCGATAACTCCTCCAAGTAGCGCTATAATCAAGGCAGATTGCGCAAGTTTATCATGGAAGATATATGAAATCACTAACACAACAAGTAAAGGAATCATAGCTAAAAATGGATTAGGTAAACTTCTTGACGTATCAAATGTTGGGTCCGTCTCACGCCCCATAAATCTTTCACCTTTATTAACAGCTCCCTGGATAATACGTTTCAGCCACCAATATCCAAAAATCGCCATAAATGCTGCTACTATAATACTTACTTCCCACCCTGCATAAGCGTTGGTTCCTAAAAATTGAATCGGAATCCAGTTTTGTATTTCAGGAGATCCTGCGGATGTCATCGTAAACGTAACTGAACCTAATGCTAATGTCGCTGGAATAAAACGTCGTGGTAAGTCTGCTTGCTTAAACAATGAAATTGCCATTGGGTATACAGAGAATGCAACAACGAACAGACTTACGCCTCCATATGTAAGAACGGCACAGGCGATAACGATGGCAAGTACTGCATATTTCATCCCTAATTTATCGACAATCCATTTGGACACTGAATCTGCTGCTCCGCTATCTTCCATGACTTTACCAAAGACAGCCCCTAGTAAGAACATCATATACCAGGACGCTATAAACCCTGTAAAACCTGTCATATAACTTGTTACAAAATCAGCTTCTCCTTCACCAGCCAACTGCTTAAATAACGGCATTCCACTCGTCACCGCAACTAGCAATGCAGATATTGGTCCTGCTATTAATATATTTACACCTTTCATTGTCAAGATGATAAGTAAAGCTAAGCCTCCAATAAGGCCGATCATACTTAATGCTTCCATGAACAAATCCCCCCGATTGTTTTATAAAGATGAGTTAAAATCTAACATTTTCTTGCACATTATCTATATTTAATGGAGCTTCTGTGGAATCAATGATGTCTTGTACAGTGAACCCCTCAAACACTTCTCGCAGTACAAGTCCTTCTGGTGTCACTTCAATAGTGGCACGTTCCGTAATAATTTTGTTGACTACCCCTTTACCTGTCAAAGGAAGGGAACATGATTTTTTTATTTTTGGTGAACCGTCCTTAGCTACATGATCCATAATAACGATAATTTTTTTGGCACCATGCACTAGATCCATAGCACCACCCATGCCCTTAATCATTTTTCCAGGTATCATCCAGTTGGCTAGATCTCCTTTTTCAGAAACCTCCATACCTCCTAGAATTGCCACATCGACATGTCCTCCACGTATCATGGCAAATGATTCCGCACTTGAGAAGAATGCAGAACCCGGTATCGTTGTCACGGTTTCTTTCCCAGCATTGATTAAATCTGGATCTACTTCTTCTTCAGTTGGATACGGCCCAATGCCAAGCAACCCGTTTTCCGATTGCAACACTACCGTCTTATTTGGTGAAATATAATTGGCAACTAGTGTAGGAATACCTATGCCTAAATTCACGTAATTCCCATCATCAATTTCTTTCTCTGCACGAATTGCAATTCGTTCTCTGCTTGATAAAGTCACTTTACATTCCTCCCATCTATGAACGTGTCATTAATCGTTCAATCCGTTTTTCTTGTTCAGCTTGTAACAGTCCTTGTACATAAATGCTTGGTGTATGAATAGTGGAAGGAGCTAAATTCCCTGTTTCCACAATCTCTTCTACTTCAGCAATTGTAAACTTTCCTGCCGCCGCCATCATTGGATTAAAGTTTTGTGCCGTTTTGTTATAGATTAGATTTCCAAATTTATCTGCCTTAGCAGCACGAATAAGAGCAAAATCTGCACGTAAAGATTCTTCTAAAACATACTCTTTCCCATCAAAAATACGAATCTCTTTTCCATCTGCTATCGGTGTGCCAACTCCTGCTGGCGTGAAAAATGCTGGGATACCTGCTCCACCAGCTCTAATTTTTTCTGCAAGCGTTCCTTGAGGAGTTAACTCTACTTCAATCTCACCTGCTAATACTTGTCGTTCAAATTCTTTATTTTCTCCTACATAAGAACCAATCATTTTTTTTATTTGCTTGTTATTCAATAAAAGCCCTAATCCCCATTCATCGACTCCACAGTTGTTTGAAATGACAGTTAAATCCTTAACACCTTTCTCCACTAGCGCAAGAATTAGTTGTTCCGGAATTCCTACCAAACCGAAACCACCGACCATTATTGTTGCACCATCTTGAATTTCCATTACCGCTTCCTCTGCAGAAGAATATATCGGTTTCATTGGAACGTCCCCCTTACATTATTGACACTATAATAAAAGCGCTTTCATAGGTTATTAAAACATATTCAAAATATTCGAGCAATAGCACTTGTGACAACTTTTAGACTCAAAATTTCCTTTAAAATCTGAAACATCGGAATTTTATTGCAATAAAATAAAGTTACATTATAGTTTACGGCAAATATAAAATTCCGATTTTCTGGATTGTAGTCCAAAAAACCGGAATTAGGTCATAAGTTATATTTTTTTATTTTTTCATAAAGAGTTGATCTACTTATTCCCAACTGTTTAGCAACTAACACTTTATCTGTTTCTCCTTCAAGTAGATCTCTAAGGATATTTTTTTCTACTTGAACTAAAATATCCGCTAACTTCCCAGTTGCTTGAAAGGACATTGCATCTCGCTTCTTTACCTGTGCAGGAAGTGCAGATGGCATAATAATGTCATCCTCTGCTAAATAAACAGCTGCCTGCAAAACATTTTGCAATTCTCGAACATTCCCTGGCCAGTGGTAAGATTGAAGTATATCTCTAGTTTTCGTAGCTAACACAACTTTTCTTCGGCCCGCCTGTACAACAAACTTCTGTAAAAAAAAGTTAAGAAGCTCTGTGAAATCCTCCATGCGATCTCGTAGGGGTGGAATCCATAAAGTAATTGCTTGAATACGATAAAATAGATCTTCTCGAAATTTTTTTTCTTCAACAAGCTTGGATAAAGATAGATTCGATGAAGCTAAAATTCGGACATTTACTTTTTCCCCTTGCTCTGAAAGTATAGAAAAAATCTCACCGTCCTGCATGGCACGCAAAAGCTTGGCTTGCAATGTAAGGGGGAGTGCACTAATTTCATCAATAAAAAGAGTCCCTTTATCCGCTTGCTTATATCTTCCCTTTCGAATTTGTCCAGTTAGGTCATCTATCTTTCCAAACAATTCTTGTTCTAATAACTCTGGTGGTACTGCTGCACAATTTACCTTAACAAAAGGGGCATCTGAACGTTCTGAAAGTTGATGTATACTATGTGCAAAGATTTCTTTTCCAGTTCCACTTTCTCCTTCAATTAAAACCGGTAAGTCACTTGGTGCAATCATTTCTACCGTTTCTTTTATTTTGCGCATTGCCGAAGAAGTACCTTTAATATCCGCTAAACGATACTCCTTATAACTATTGTCCTCTTTGTTAAATTGAATGCGCTCCATTGTTGTTCGAACGTGAGAACTTAGCTTTTTCCAATCGGACATATCTCGAAATATTACGCTACCATAAGCCCCAACAATTTCTCCTTCGACAACCAGCGGGACACGATTCGCGAGCATATAAGTTCCTTTAATATAGTGAGGGGAAGCAATATGTGCTATTCCCGACTTAATTACTTCATACATTTTTGTATTTTCTATCACATCCTCAACTGGTTGGCCGATTGCATTCTCTCTCTTTACTTCTAGGAAGCGGCAATACTCTTCGTTGATATAGAGTATATTGGATTGCTTATCTACAACAACAAACCACTGGAAAGCATTTTCTAATATTTGAGCAAGCACGGATGCAGATAAGTTTTTCAATAGAGATTCCACTCTATCCCCTCCTTTTTAAACATCTTAATTTTATATTCTCAAATATCAGACAACTAAGCAATTACTAATCTCTGAATAGTAAAATTACCTCTTAGCTATTATAGATTAGTAAATTAGTAAAAGGGGGTATGCTCGGATAAAATCTGGATTTGTCTGGATTATACCTTACTATGCTCGTTTCAGCGCTTGAATAACAATTACTACATTCCCCATAACAAAAGCGCATCGAATATTTCATTCGGTGCGCTCAGACTGTAGACAAATTCGTTTTACAATGAATAGAGATGTATATGAGAATCAGCGGGGCCCGCCACTTCGCTTTCCGTGGGCTTGGCTTCAGCCTCCTCGTCACTACCGTTCCTGCGGGGTCTTCAGCTCAAGCTATTCCCACAGGTGTCTCCGTGGCGGGCCCTGCCTATTTTTCAAAAGTTGAAAGTGGAAATCTGAAGAGATGCTGTGATCAATCAATGTTTCTCGGAATATCCTGATAAAAATAACGGATTGACTATCCCATCTCATCAAGTGAATAGGCTTTAATTGTCCACTTTTCTGTTTAGTGAAGTTAAAAATAAGCGGAAGGCGGCGACTCCTGCGGGACAGCGAGACAGTCCAAGACCCCGCAGGCATGCCGAGGAGGCTAAGCGCGAGCCCGCGGAAAGCGCCAGCCTGGAGCGAATGCTACAGGAAAAGCACAATAATCACTATGTTCTTAATACATTTTGATTAATAAAAATGCATATATCGACAAGCTAAGCGCATCGAATATTTCATTCGGTGCGCTTTTTAAGTGGTAAATCGTAAATGATGGTTGTAAAGATAGCAAAAAACAGCAAGCATGTAAGGATTAGGATCATCATAGGAGTACCGTGAGCTTCCACAAGAATTCCTCCTATAAAAGGTCCGATCATCCGTCCAACTGTCGCCATACTATTTACAATCCCCTGATAAAATCCTTCTTTTCCCTTAGGTGCTAACTGATCTGCTAAGGTTGGTACCGCTGGCCACACAAACATTTCACCAACGGTAAGAATCACCATTGATGTAATAAACATTGCATAGCTTTCTGCAAAAGCTACAACGACAAATGATCCCATGAAAATCACGATACCAATAACCATTTGTGTTTTTATCTTATGCTCTAATCGGCTAATAATCGGTTTGATAAGTGGTTGACCTGCTAATATAAGTGCTCCATTTATCGTCCATAATAAACTATACTGTTTTAGCGAAATGCCTAAATCTAACACATGAGTAGAGATAGTCGAAGTCCACTGTACATATACAATCCACGTAAGCAAATAGCCAACTGACACAATCAGCATTGCATAAAAAGGTGCTTTCTGATTCCTATTCTTTTGCTCATTCGAAACAGTTGCATGTAGATTCGATGCCACCTTGATTTTTCGGTAAAAAAACCAAGCAATAAATAAAAATAATACATATGTAAATAGATTTGCTATAAAAATATTATTTATATTATTTTCAGCCACAAGACCTGCAATAGCTGGTCCAAGGGCCACCCCAAGGTTTTGTGCCAAATAAATAGCATTAAAGGCTTTTCTCCCGCCTTCTGGCCAAACACTTCCAACCATCGCATACATGCTAGGAAAAATAATCCCTCCACTAAATCCTAAAATTGCAACAAACCAAATATATTCTGGCCACCCATGCCAAAATATTAAGAATGCTAAAGCAATTATTGAAATAATAATACCGATCATAATGGATTTATAACCACCAATACGGTCAAATAAAAATCCACCTAACAAGTTTCCTATGACCCCAGCACCAGCATTAATCATTAAAACAATTCCAGCCATCGTGAGAGTTTGTCCAAGATAATCATGTATATAAATAGTATGTAAAGGCCACAAAAATGAATTTCCCATCGTATTAACAAACATTCCTACTATCAAAAACCATACAGCTTTTGGCATTCTACCACCTCTTTTCTCCCTACGCTCAGAATAGTGTATTCCTTTTCGCAGAACACTTCAAGAAGGTTTCACAAAAATATAAAAAGACGTGTTAAAATAAGCCTGTTAAGGAGTGAATGAACATGGAGAAAAACAACCTTCCTTTTCCATCTGATGGAAAACGATATTATACATGGAATCGTTATTTACGAAATATATTTGATATGAAAATTTTTAAAGTAGCATTAGACGCTGGGTTTGATTGTCCCAATAGAGACGGCACTGTGGCTTATGGAGGATGCACATTTTGCAGTGTAGCTGGTAGTGGAGATTTCGCTGGAGATAAAGTAGATCCGATTCCAGTACAATTTGAAAAAATTAAAGTAAAGATGCATGAAAAGTGGAAAACAGGAAAATATATCGCATTCTTTCAAGCATACACAAATACGCATGCTCCCCTTCCAGTACTCAAAGAAAAATTTGAAGCAGCTCTTGCTTTGGAAGGGGTTGTGGGGATTTCGATTGCTACACGACCCGATTGTTTACCAGATGACGTAGTGGAATATTTAGCCGAGTTAAATAAGCGTACTTATTTATGGGTAGAGCTTGGTCTTCAAACGGTGCATGAAAGAACAGCAAAGCTTGTTAATCGTGCCCATGACTATGCTACTTATGTGGAAGGGGTAAACAAATTAAGAAAGCATAATATCCGAATATGCACGCATATTATCAATGGCTTACCTTTAGAAGACCGCGACATGATGATGGAAACAGCTAGAGAAGTAGCCAAACTTGATGTGCAAGGTATTAAAATTCATTTACTTCATTTGCTTAAAGGAACTCCAATGGTCAAGCAATATGAAAAAGGAATGTTGGATTTTATGGAACGAGATCCCTATATTCAGCTCGTTGCAGACCAATTAGAAATCTTGCCACCAGAGATGATTATACATCGCATTACAGGGGATGGACCTATTGATCTAATGATTGGACCTATGTGGAGTGTCAACAAATGGGATGTGCTAAATGGAATTGATGCAGAGTTAGCAACTCGTGATAGCTATCAAGGGAAATTTTTTGAAAAGACTGGTGCCTTAAAATGAAATTAAAACGAATACTGCCATATGCGAAAGAATTATTAACTAGTGTTATTGAAGCAGGTGATTCCGTAGTGGATGCAACTGCAGGCAATGGACATGATACATTATTTTTAGCTGAGTTAGTAGGTGAAAATGGACATGTATATGCATTTGATGTACAAGAAGAAGCCATTCAAGCTACTGCAGAAAAGTTGGAACAAGCGAATTTGAAGACACGCACGACACTTATTCAAGATGGCCATGAAAATGTTTCGAATTATGTACATTCCGAAGTGTCTGCAGCCATTTTTAATTTAGGATATTTGCCTGGCAGCAATCAAGACGTCGTGACAAGAGGAGCATCTACTATTCAGGCAATTGAATCACTTCTAGATCTATTAAAGATTGGGGGATTAATTGTTTTGGTAGTTTATCATGGGCATGAGGGTGGTAAACAAGAAAAAGACGAAATAATATCTTTCGTACAGCAATTACCTCAATCTTTTGCACATGTGCTATCATATCAATTTTTAAATCAACAAAACCATCCACCTTTTATTATTGTAATAGAAAAAATGAAAGCTAATTAAATCTAAATACACCTCTTTGTATATAGAGAGAGAATATGGAGAAACTAACATTAAAAAAAGGAGAATTGCCTTGCCCAAAATTACTTCTGTTAGTACATATAATCCTCCGTATGCATTAGAACAATCAAATATTGAACAACTTACAAAAGAGCTTTTTCAAGATAAAATTTCACAGCTTGAACGCTTATTAAAAGTATTTGAAAATGGGGATATTAAAACTCGTAATTTTTGCGTTCCATTAGAATGGCATCAAACAGAGCATTCTTTTGAAGAACGCAATAATATATATATAGACTTGGCTACCAAATATAGCGTAGAAGTAATTCGAGCATGCCTTCAAAACAATTCTTTCTTAGAAAATTCCATTTCTCCCGAAGAAATTGACACAATTATCTTTGTAAGTAGCACCGGAATATCTACTCCGAGCATTGATGCACGTGTGATGAACCATCTTCCCTTTTCAGACAGGATGAAACGGATCCCAATTTGGGGGTTAGGCTGTGCTGGCGGTGCTGCTGGGATTAGCAGAGCATTTGACTATTGTAAAGCCAATCCCACTGCAAAAGTACTTGTTGTATGTGTGGAACTTTGTAGTCTTACCTTCCAACCGAATGACTTTTCTAAAAGCAATCTAATCGGAGCATCTCTTTTTGCAGATGGAGCAGCTTGTGCTTTAGTTTGTGGAGATGAAGTAATACTTACAACTAAAAAACCTGTCCCTTCTATTATAAATACAGCCTCTAAGTGGATGCCTAATTCTGAAGATGTCATGGGTTGGGATATAAAAAACAATGGATTACATGTAGTTTTCTCGAAAAGTATTCCTTCTATTATCTCCAGTTGGCTTGGACCATTCATAGATGAATTCTTAAACGAACAGGAAATTAGAAAAGATCAGCTCGTAAATTTTGTTGCGCATCCTGGAGGAAAAAAAGTACTGGAAGCGTACGAAAAAACCCTTCAATTAGCAGAAAACCAAACCTTTATTTCTCGAGAAGTGTTAAAAAATCATGGCAATATGTCTTCTCCAACAGTTCTCTACGTATTAGAGCAATTTATGATGCAGGAAAATAATCCAGATGACTACGGTTTATTAGTGGCATTAGGTCCTGGATTTTGCGGAGAAGCACTTTTACTAAAGTGGAGGGATTAAATTGTTGTTTTTCATTATCATTTCTCTAGTCATCACGCAAAGATTAATTGAGGTTTTTGTTGCCAAACGAAATGAAAAGAGTATGCTTGCTCAGGGGGCTTATGAGGTGGGTGCTTCTCATTATCCATATATGATTGCTCTTCATGTTAGCTTTTTTGTTTGCCTAATTGCTGAAGTGTTAATCTTTGACCGAGGCATATCTCCTTTATTTCCGCTGTTTTTTCTAATCTTTCTACTTGTTCAAGCCCTGCGCATTTGGTGTTTAACTTCTTTAGGTCAATTTTGGAACACTAAAATCATTATTTTACCTGGTGCCAATGTGGTTACAAAAGGACCATATCTTTTTATACGACATCCAAATTACGTAGTCGTTTGTATTGAAATCGCACTCTTGCCAATCATGTTTCAAGCATACTTAACTGCTATCTCCTTTACTTTATTAAACCTTGCTATGCTTTCTGTTCGAATTCCACTTGAAGAAAAAGCCTTAATGGAAGCTACTAATTATACGAAAGAATTTAAAAAGAAGATTTCGGCTTCATAACCGAAATCTTCTTTTTATTGTATTATTTCAATTGCACCTGCTCGAAGCTCTTCGCAAATATATAGATATACTTGTAACCACACATGTTGATTAACCAAGAGTACCCAGTAAATTGCTTATTAAAATGGTGTTAATTCACTAGACACTCTACTTATAGGTGCTTTTGGAGTGCTTGGAACTGAACGAGTTCTACACCATCACCTGGATTTCTTGATGGGGCTGTCCCTAAAGTCATACATTGACTGAGAGATGGTCCCTTGTCCAATGGATTGATTTCCGTTCCAGACGGACGCTTTCCGCGGGCATGGCTTCAGTCTCCTCAGGCCAACACGATGTTGGTCACAAAGGCGTTGCCACACGATGTGGCGTTCTTAGCCTTTGTTCCTTTGTTCGCTCCTGCGGGGCCTTCAGCTCATGCACCTGCCGCTTCGCTTTCGGTGCAGAAAACATCTGCTATTCCCGCTGGAGTCGCCGCCTTTCACTACAATCAATTGCCTACAAAAAATAGTAGTTTTAATAAAAAGTATACAAAAAACAGATGTAGAAAAAGACTCTTTTTTCTACACCTGCTTCAATTTATGGACTTATTGGACAGACCCATTTTTTCGATAATCGTGTGGTAGTTCGTCCGGCACTCTCCATAGCTACTTGTAATAGAAGTGCCAAAACTTTTGGAAATGAAAGAATCTCCACTTTCCTACTTATACAGTAAGCATCCAAAGATGCAATTTTTTAGGTACGTAACACTACCTCTGATAATCGGTTAATTTACTACCTTAATTATTGATTTCGTTATTGTGTGCTTCTTCAACCGCTCTGGCTACTAGATGATGTACTGTTGGATCTAGTGGATTAGGTATTAACTCGCCAGGTTTTGTATGTGCTACTATTGCTTGTGCTGCTGCAATTAACATGGAATATGTAATTTCCTTTGCACCTGCATTTAATGCCCCTTTAAATATACCAGGGAAGCCGATCACATTATTTACAGAACGACCATCGGCTGCAAACGCTGCTCCGGCTGCAATTGCGGCAGATGGAAGAATCTCTGGGTTCGGATTTGAAAGTGCTAAAATAATTTGACCTTGGCGAACCATCTCTGGCTTAATAAGACCAGAAACCCCAGTTGTAGCGATAATTACATCGCATGTTTCCATCATTTCTTCTAGTGATGGAAGTGTTTGTCCACCATATCCAATTAAGCGATTTTGAGCTTCTTCTTGACGATCAAGACCATATACCTCTTCTACTCCATATGCCATTAACATACGACAAATCGCAAGTCCAGCTGCTCCAAGACCAATTTGACCTATCTTGGCTTTTTTCACGTCTACATTCGTCGCCTTACAAGCTGATAAAATTGCTGCCAAAGCAACTACAGCTGTACCATGCTGATCATCATGCATAACCGGTATAGGAAGTTCTGCTTTTAATCTTTCTTCAATTTCAAAACAATGTGGAGATCCGATATCCTCTAGTAAAATAGCTCCGAACCCTTGATGAATACGTTTAACTGTCTCCACTACTTCATCCGGATCACTAGTGTTTAATAAGATCGGTATACCGCTTAGTCCAACAAATTGGTCTAATAATACCGCTTTTCCTTCCATTACAGGCATTCCAGCAACTGGACCAATATTACCTAATCCTAAAATGGCTGTTCCATCCGTTACAATTGCAACTGAACTCCCAATAGACGTAAAGTAGTTTGCTTTTTCAGGATTGTCTACAATATCCATACAAACACTGGCAACACCAGGTGTGTAAATTCGTTGTAAATCTCCTAGTGAGCGAACATCTAATCTACTCTTCATAGCTATTTTACCACCTTCATGTGCTTTCAACACATCATCAGTGACCGCATGAATCTTTACTCCATTTTCAATAGCTTGAATATTAGTAATAACTTCATCCAATTGATTTTTAGATTTACAAGTGATTGTAATATCTCGAATAGTTGTTAATGCTCCGCTTTTTAAAGTAGTAATGTCCCCAATATCTCCATCAGCCATCCCAATTGCAGTAGCAACTTTAGCAAAGTTACCAGGCTTAGAAGGTGTTTCTACTATTATATTACGAATGATATGTTGGTTTTCCATGTCAAATCTCCTTAATATTTCTCTATTTACATCATTGAATTATAACATAAAAGAATCTTCATTCGAAAAGAATGAAGATTCTTTTATGTTATGAAAATAGTAATTTCTCTCTCCTTGATTTTACACTTAAAAGGAGTTATTAAACAATATATCCAATAGATCTTAGGACATTATTGATAAACGAATGTGAGTAAGCAAAAATTTCTTCTCTTTCAGGTTCTTGATATAAATCGTGGAAACAATTTTTCCACTCTTTAAATTGATATTCTGACAGCTCTTGCTGTTTCAACCAACTTGCTGAAGCTTTTGTGTCCGTAACTTTGTCTCTTTCGCCAGTCATTAATAATAAAGGAACATTGGGTATGGAATTCGTAGATTGAACTACCGTTTTCATTAGATGTTGGAGTTCTTTATACCAATCATTTGTTATAAGTGTACGATAACTATAGTCATTTACAAATTGTTGATACACTTCATAGTTTCTTGTTAAATCATTTAACTGTATATCATGCTTTATTTTTTGCTGAACCGATAATTTTGCTAAAGCATTTGTCCATTTAGACGGCATTTTTTCCAATTGCAACCATGGAGAAGTCAGAATAATACCTGCATACTCTACTTCTAATTTGCGTAAAACTTTTACTAACAATGTAGCACCGAGGCCATGTCCTAGTAGAAATATTGGAAGATCATAAGCTACCGCTACTTGAAGAGCTTGTTTTATGTACTCTTTATACTGTTCAAAGGATTCATCATGAAGGACTTTAGCTTTGTTAAGCTCACCGTGACCAGGTAAATCCCCCATGACAATGTGGTAATTGGAACTTCTTAGTTTTTCAATGAGCCAAGCATATCTTCTATGATGCTCATATGCACTATGAACAATGACTATGACGGCTTTTGGTTTTTCTTCTGTTTCCCATTTCCACATGCACATCACACCTCTTTTCTAT is part of the Psychrobacillus sp. FSL H8-0483 genome and encodes:
- a CDS encoding isoprenylcysteine carboxylmethyltransferase family protein — translated: MLFFIIISLVITQRLIEVFVAKRNEKSMLAQGAYEVGASHYPYMIALHVSFFVCLIAEVLIFDRGISPLFPLFFLIFLLVQALRIWCLTSLGQFWNTKIIILPGANVVTKGPYLFIRHPNYVVVCIEIALLPIMFQAYLTAISFTLLNLAMLSVRIPLEEKALMEATNYTKEFKKKISAS
- a CDS encoding malic enzyme-like NAD(P)-binding protein — encoded protein: MENQHIIRNIIVETPSKPGNFAKVATAIGMADGDIGDITTLKSGALTTIRDITITCKSKNQLDEVITNIQAIENGVKIHAVTDDVLKAHEGGKIAMKSRLDVRSLGDLQRIYTPGVASVCMDIVDNPEKANYFTSIGSSVAIVTDGTAILGLGNIGPVAGMPVMEGKAVLLDQFVGLSGIPILLNTSDPDEVVETVKRIHQGFGAILLEDIGSPHCFEIEERLKAELPIPVMHDDQHGTAVVALAAILSACKATNVDVKKAKIGQIGLGAAGLAICRMLMAYGVEEVYGLDRQEEAQNRLIGYGGQTLPSLEEMMETCDVIIATTGVSGLIKPEMVRQGQIILALSNPNPEILPSAAIAAGAAFAADGRSVNNVIGFPGIFKGALNAGAKEITYSMLIAAAQAIVAHTKPGELIPNPLDPTVHHLVARAVEEAHNNEINN
- a CDS encoding alpha/beta hydrolase encodes the protein MWKWETEEKPKAVIVIVHSAYEHHRRYAWLIEKLRSSNYHIVMGDLPGHGELNKAKVLHDESFEQYKEYIKQALQVAVAYDLPIFLLGHGLGATLLVKVLRKLEVEYAGIILTSPWLQLEKMPSKWTNALAKLSVQQKIKHDIQLNDLTRNYEVYQQFVNDYSYRTLITNDWYKELQHLMKTVVQSTNSIPNVPLLLMTGERDKVTDTKASASWLKQQELSEYQFKEWKNCFHDLYQEPEREEIFAYSHSFINNVLRSIGYIV